The Cervus elaphus chromosome 12, mCerEla1.1, whole genome shotgun sequence genome includes a region encoding these proteins:
- the FBXO34 gene encoding F-box only protein 34 isoform X1: MGFGASVGLRRAALGARSVSAVRSEPGLPPPRLYRGVQPRARPRPGQERRTSVMHLKPYWKFQKKGQPLEIGTETLRTPMSHQRAVSDEECKASCMKSSVFPSACLGKASSRKPFGILSPNVLCSMSGKSPEESSLNVKTKKNAPSATIHQGEEGEGPLDIWAVVKPGNTKEKIAFFAAHQCSNRIGSMKIKSSWDIDGRATKRRKKSGDLKKAKIQLERMKEINSRCYQPEPFACGIEHCSVHYVSDGGDGMYAGRPLSVIQMVAFLEQRASALLASCAKNCTHSPAVVRFSGQSRGGPPAPEPLSAPGACEEPAERRNPEVGEPQSEPVRVLDMVARLESECLKRQSQREPGSLSRNNSFRRNVGRVLLVNGTQAEESKAEKGALEVPDTQVKTVGSVSVGCSPLRADRCSPQGDQAWDGAPRGCPSLPAGLSLHTDSAELEPDQQTAMKSSNRHDVEMTEELVGPPFPPRTCPQAIELPTDAVDGISEELVPLANQNPDQRKKESLCISITVSKVEKDQPSRSESCEDPLPGMLFFLPSGQHQSGHSQSDEATTEESSEASQLEEVAEGDSAPEEKSASADAFVPLASPVESTLPVLEASSWKKQVSHDFLETRFKIQQLLEPQQYMAFLPHHIMVKIFRLLPTKSLVALKCTCCYFKFIIEYYNIRPADSRWVRDPRYREDPCKQCKKKYVRGDVSLCRWHPKPYCQALPYGPGYWMCCHRSQKGFPGCKLGLHDNHWVPACHSFNRAIHKKAKGTEAEEEY; encoded by the coding sequence AACCTCTGTTATGCACCTTAAGCCATACTGGAAATTCCAGAAGAAAGGGCAACCTCTGGAAATCGGCACAGAAACTCTGAGAACTCCTATGAGCCACCAACGGGCTGTCAGCGATGAAGAATGCAAAGCTAGCTGTATGAAATCAAGTGTCTTTCCTTCAGCCTGTCTTGGTAAAGCATCATCTCGAAAGCCTTTTGGAATCCTTTCTCCAAATGTTCTGTGCAGCATGAGTGGGAAGAGTCCTGAAGAGAGCAGCTTGAATGTTAAAACCAAGAAGAATGCACCATCTGCAACAATCCACCAGGGTGAAGAAGGGGAAGGGCCACTCGATATCTGGGCTGTTGTGAAACCGGGAAATACCAAGGAAAAGATAGCATTCTTTGCAGCCCACCAGTGCAGTAATAGAATAGgatctatgaaaataaaaagctcCTGGGATATTGATGGGAGAGCtactaaaagaaggaaaaaatcaggGGATCTTAAAAAAGCCAAGATACAGTTAGAAAGGATGAAGGAGATCAACAGCAGATGCTACCAGCCTGAGCCTTTTGCATGTGGCATCGAGCACTGTTCTGTGCATTACGTGAGTGACGGCGGGGACGGCATGTATGCCGGGAGGCCTCTGTCGGTCATACAGATGGTGGCCTTCCTTGAGCAAAGAGCCAGCGCTCTGCTAGCCAGTTGTGCGAAAAACTGCACTCACTCACCTGCTGTGGTGCGGTTTTCCGGGCAATCCAGAGGTGGACCTCCAGCCCCCGAGCCTTTGTCCGCCCCAGGAGCATGTGAAGAACCTGCAGAAAGGAGAAATCCTGAGGTTGGTGAACCACAGAGCGAGCCCGTCCGTGTCCTCGACATGGTAGCCAGGCTGGAGTCCGAGTGCCTGAAGCGGCAGAGCCAGCGGGAGCCCGGGAGCCTCTCGAGGAATAACAGCTTTCGCCGCAATGTGGGCCGCGTGCTGCTTGTGAATGGCACCCAGGCTGAGGAAAGCAAAGCAGAGAAAGGCGCCTTGGAGGTTCCTGACACTCAGGTGAAAACTGTGGGGTCTGTATCTGTGGGCTGCAGCCCCTTAAGAGCTGACCGCTGTTCTCCTCAGGGGGACCAGGCCTGGGACGGTGCGCCTCGAGGCTGTCCCTCGTTGCCGGCAGGCCTGAGTTTGCACACGGACAGTGCAGAATTAGAGCCAGATCAGCAGACTGCCATGAAAAGCAGCAACCGGCATGATGTGGAAATGACAGAGGAACTGGTTGGCCCACCTTTTCCTCCTCGCACCTGTCCCCAAGCCATTGAATTGCCCACAGATGCTGTTGATGGCATTAGTGAAGAGCTTGTGCCACTTGCTAACCAAAATCCTGATCAGCGCAAAAAAGAATCTTTGTGCATTAGTATCACTGTGTCCAAGGTGGAGAAAGACCAGCCTTCCAGATCGGAGTCTTGTGAAGACCCACTTCCAGGGATGTTGTTTTTTTTGCCATCTGGTCAGCACCAGTCAGGCCATTCCCAGTCAGATGAAGCCACAACAGAAGAGTCTTCCGAGGCCAGTCAGCTTGAAGAGGTTGCTGAAGGTGACAGTGCACCTGAGGAAAAAAGCGCCTCAGCTGATGCATTTGTCCCACTGGCGTCTCCTGTGGAAAGTACGTTACCAGTGCTCGAGGCATCCAGCTGGAAGAAGCAGGTGTCACATGACTTTCTGGAGACCAGGTTTAAGATCCAACAGCTTTTAGAGCCTCAGCAGTATATGGCTTTTCTGCCCCACCACATCATGGTGAAAATCTTCAGGTTACTTCCTACTAAGAGTTTAGTGGCTCTTAAGTGTACCTGCTGCTATTTCAAGTTTATCATTGAATATTACAATATCAGGCCGGCAGACTCTCGCTGGGTGCGGGATCCACGCTACAGAGAGGACCCGTGCAAGCAGTGCAAGAAGAAGTACGTGAGAGGGGATGTGTCTCTGTGCCGGTGGCACCCCAAGCCCTACTGCCAGGCGCTGCCCTACGGCCCGGGCTACTGGATGTGTTGCCACCGGTCTCAGAAGGGCTTCCCCGGCTGTAAGCTGGGGCTCCATGACAATCACTGGGTCCCTGCCTGCCACAGCTTTAATCGGGCAATCCATAAGAAAGCAAAAGGGACTGAAGCTGAGGAGGAGTACTAA
- the FBXO34 gene encoding F-box only protein 34 isoform X2, producing MHLKPYWKFQKKGQPLEIGTETLRTPMSHQRAVSDEECKASCMKSSVFPSACLGKASSRKPFGILSPNVLCSMSGKSPEESSLNVKTKKNAPSATIHQGEEGEGPLDIWAVVKPGNTKEKIAFFAAHQCSNRIGSMKIKSSWDIDGRATKRRKKSGDLKKAKIQLERMKEINSRCYQPEPFACGIEHCSVHYVSDGGDGMYAGRPLSVIQMVAFLEQRASALLASCAKNCTHSPAVVRFSGQSRGGPPAPEPLSAPGACEEPAERRNPEVGEPQSEPVRVLDMVARLESECLKRQSQREPGSLSRNNSFRRNVGRVLLVNGTQAEESKAEKGALEVPDTQVKTVGSVSVGCSPLRADRCSPQGDQAWDGAPRGCPSLPAGLSLHTDSAELEPDQQTAMKSSNRHDVEMTEELVGPPFPPRTCPQAIELPTDAVDGISEELVPLANQNPDQRKKESLCISITVSKVEKDQPSRSESCEDPLPGMLFFLPSGQHQSGHSQSDEATTEESSEASQLEEVAEGDSAPEEKSASADAFVPLASPVESTLPVLEASSWKKQVSHDFLETRFKIQQLLEPQQYMAFLPHHIMVKIFRLLPTKSLVALKCTCCYFKFIIEYYNIRPADSRWVRDPRYREDPCKQCKKKYVRGDVSLCRWHPKPYCQALPYGPGYWMCCHRSQKGFPGCKLGLHDNHWVPACHSFNRAIHKKAKGTEAEEEY from the coding sequence ATGCACCTTAAGCCATACTGGAAATTCCAGAAGAAAGGGCAACCTCTGGAAATCGGCACAGAAACTCTGAGAACTCCTATGAGCCACCAACGGGCTGTCAGCGATGAAGAATGCAAAGCTAGCTGTATGAAATCAAGTGTCTTTCCTTCAGCCTGTCTTGGTAAAGCATCATCTCGAAAGCCTTTTGGAATCCTTTCTCCAAATGTTCTGTGCAGCATGAGTGGGAAGAGTCCTGAAGAGAGCAGCTTGAATGTTAAAACCAAGAAGAATGCACCATCTGCAACAATCCACCAGGGTGAAGAAGGGGAAGGGCCACTCGATATCTGGGCTGTTGTGAAACCGGGAAATACCAAGGAAAAGATAGCATTCTTTGCAGCCCACCAGTGCAGTAATAGAATAGgatctatgaaaataaaaagctcCTGGGATATTGATGGGAGAGCtactaaaagaaggaaaaaatcaggGGATCTTAAAAAAGCCAAGATACAGTTAGAAAGGATGAAGGAGATCAACAGCAGATGCTACCAGCCTGAGCCTTTTGCATGTGGCATCGAGCACTGTTCTGTGCATTACGTGAGTGACGGCGGGGACGGCATGTATGCCGGGAGGCCTCTGTCGGTCATACAGATGGTGGCCTTCCTTGAGCAAAGAGCCAGCGCTCTGCTAGCCAGTTGTGCGAAAAACTGCACTCACTCACCTGCTGTGGTGCGGTTTTCCGGGCAATCCAGAGGTGGACCTCCAGCCCCCGAGCCTTTGTCCGCCCCAGGAGCATGTGAAGAACCTGCAGAAAGGAGAAATCCTGAGGTTGGTGAACCACAGAGCGAGCCCGTCCGTGTCCTCGACATGGTAGCCAGGCTGGAGTCCGAGTGCCTGAAGCGGCAGAGCCAGCGGGAGCCCGGGAGCCTCTCGAGGAATAACAGCTTTCGCCGCAATGTGGGCCGCGTGCTGCTTGTGAATGGCACCCAGGCTGAGGAAAGCAAAGCAGAGAAAGGCGCCTTGGAGGTTCCTGACACTCAGGTGAAAACTGTGGGGTCTGTATCTGTGGGCTGCAGCCCCTTAAGAGCTGACCGCTGTTCTCCTCAGGGGGACCAGGCCTGGGACGGTGCGCCTCGAGGCTGTCCCTCGTTGCCGGCAGGCCTGAGTTTGCACACGGACAGTGCAGAATTAGAGCCAGATCAGCAGACTGCCATGAAAAGCAGCAACCGGCATGATGTGGAAATGACAGAGGAACTGGTTGGCCCACCTTTTCCTCCTCGCACCTGTCCCCAAGCCATTGAATTGCCCACAGATGCTGTTGATGGCATTAGTGAAGAGCTTGTGCCACTTGCTAACCAAAATCCTGATCAGCGCAAAAAAGAATCTTTGTGCATTAGTATCACTGTGTCCAAGGTGGAGAAAGACCAGCCTTCCAGATCGGAGTCTTGTGAAGACCCACTTCCAGGGATGTTGTTTTTTTTGCCATCTGGTCAGCACCAGTCAGGCCATTCCCAGTCAGATGAAGCCACAACAGAAGAGTCTTCCGAGGCCAGTCAGCTTGAAGAGGTTGCTGAAGGTGACAGTGCACCTGAGGAAAAAAGCGCCTCAGCTGATGCATTTGTCCCACTGGCGTCTCCTGTGGAAAGTACGTTACCAGTGCTCGAGGCATCCAGCTGGAAGAAGCAGGTGTCACATGACTTTCTGGAGACCAGGTTTAAGATCCAACAGCTTTTAGAGCCTCAGCAGTATATGGCTTTTCTGCCCCACCACATCATGGTGAAAATCTTCAGGTTACTTCCTACTAAGAGTTTAGTGGCTCTTAAGTGTACCTGCTGCTATTTCAAGTTTATCATTGAATATTACAATATCAGGCCGGCAGACTCTCGCTGGGTGCGGGATCCACGCTACAGAGAGGACCCGTGCAAGCAGTGCAAGAAGAAGTACGTGAGAGGGGATGTGTCTCTGTGCCGGTGGCACCCCAAGCCCTACTGCCAGGCGCTGCCCTACGGCCCGGGCTACTGGATGTGTTGCCACCGGTCTCAGAAGGGCTTCCCCGGCTGTAAGCTGGGGCTCCATGACAATCACTGGGTCCCTGCCTGCCACAGCTTTAATCGGGCAATCCATAAGAAAGCAAAAGGGACTGAAGCTGAGGAGGAGTACTAA